The Mycobacteriales bacterium genome includes a region encoding these proteins:
- a CDS encoding ABC transporter ATP-binding protein, whose translation MSLLEVEDLHVSFATPDGVLPAVRGVSFDVEPGETLGIVGESGSGKSVSTQTIVGLTRGARVSGQARFEGRDLLTTPASELRRIRGAQIGMIFQDPLSSLHPNYRVGWQIVEMIRAHESVSRKDARQRAVELLELVGIPTPAQRVRDYPHQFSGGMRQRVMIAMALALNPKLLIADEPTTALDVTVQAQIMTLIKSLQREFGTAVILITHDLGVIADVADRVVVMYAGKPLEYADKRTLYHQPHHPYTEGLISSLPQRGDRGSALRSIPGLPPSLLRIPPGCPFQPRCDYATDRCRSDEPPMRDVEGGQDHVSACWLPPDAIGTDAQAVLRRRLASHDDGTVERDTAVDSAASA comes from the coding sequence ATGTCGCTACTTGAGGTAGAGGACCTGCACGTGTCGTTCGCTACTCCGGACGGTGTGCTGCCCGCCGTGCGCGGTGTCAGCTTCGATGTCGAGCCGGGCGAGACGCTCGGCATCGTCGGGGAGTCGGGCTCGGGAAAGAGCGTCTCCACGCAGACGATCGTCGGACTGACCCGCGGCGCGCGGGTGAGCGGGCAGGCCCGGTTCGAGGGCAGGGACCTGCTCACCACGCCGGCCTCGGAGCTTCGCCGGATCCGAGGCGCTCAGATCGGCATGATCTTCCAGGACCCACTGTCCAGCCTGCACCCGAACTACCGGGTTGGCTGGCAGATCGTCGAGATGATCCGGGCCCACGAGTCGGTGAGCCGGAAGGACGCCCGACAGCGGGCCGTCGAACTGTTGGAACTGGTAGGGATTCCGACCCCGGCGCAGCGGGTGCGCGACTACCCGCACCAGTTCTCCGGCGGCATGCGCCAGCGGGTCATGATCGCGATGGCGCTGGCGCTCAATCCGAAGCTGCTCATCGCCGACGAGCCGACGACGGCTCTCGACGTGACTGTGCAGGCGCAGATCATGACGCTGATCAAAAGTTTGCAGCGGGAGTTCGGAACGGCGGTCATCCTGATCACGCACGATCTCGGAGTGATCGCCGACGTCGCCGACCGCGTCGTCGTGATGTACGCGGGCAAACCGTTGGAGTACGCCGACAAGCGAACGTTGTACCACCAACCGCACCACCCCTACACCGAAGGTCTCATCAGCTCGCTCCCCCAGCGCGGCGACCGCGGGAGTGCCCTGCGGTCGATCCCCGGCCTGCCGCCGAGCCTGCTGCGGATACCGCCGGGATGCCCCTTCCAGCCGCGGTGCGACTACGCGACCGACCGGTGCAGGTCCGACGAGCCGCCGATGCGGGACGTGGAGGGTGGACAGGACCATGTGTCCGCCTGCTGGCTGCCGCCGGACGCGATCGGGACCGACGCGCAGGCCGTGTTGCGCCGCCGCCTCGCCTCGCACGACGACGGCACGGTCGAACGGGACACCGCCGTCGATTCGGCGGCGTCGGCATGA
- a CDS encoding dipeptide ABC transporter ATP-binding protein, translated as MTAGAVSRVDTTDPETLLELVDIVKRFPVRSGRRFGRPSEHVHALAGINLTVRRGETLGLVGESGCGKSTLARCITRLHDITSGTISFDGQDISALSRRRLRPLRRKMQMVFQDPYGSLNPRRRVGSIIGDPFANNGVASGEERKRRVQELMRLVGLSPEHYNRFPTEFSGGQRQRIGLARALALNPELVVCDEPVSALDVSIQAQIINLLAELQRKLGLTYLFIAHDLSVVRHVSDRIAVMYLGRIVEIAETEDLFTHPRHPYTQALLSAVPNPDPDQVDDGARIVLTGDVPSPVHPPTGCRFHPRCPRARERCRIDDPELTVGSEPNAVPTHAFACHYPIPDSEPGRTA; from the coding sequence ATGACCGCGGGGGCCGTGTCACGGGTCGACACGACCGACCCGGAGACACTGCTGGAACTGGTGGACATCGTGAAGCGGTTCCCGGTCAGGTCCGGCCGCCGGTTCGGGCGTCCGAGCGAGCACGTGCACGCGTTGGCCGGGATCAACCTGACCGTGCGCCGCGGCGAGACCCTCGGCCTGGTCGGCGAGTCCGGATGCGGCAAGTCGACGCTGGCCCGGTGCATCACCAGGCTTCACGACATCACATCGGGCACCATCTCGTTCGACGGCCAGGACATCTCCGCACTGTCCCGACGGCGGCTGCGTCCCCTCCGCCGGAAGATGCAGATGGTCTTCCAGGACCCGTACGGCTCCCTCAATCCGCGCCGCCGGGTCGGATCCATCATCGGGGATCCGTTCGCCAACAACGGAGTCGCCTCCGGCGAGGAGCGCAAGCGGCGGGTGCAGGAGCTCATGCGACTGGTCGGCCTGAGCCCCGAGCACTACAACCGCTTCCCCACGGAGTTCTCCGGCGGCCAACGGCAGCGGATCGGGTTGGCGCGGGCGCTCGCCCTCAATCCGGAGCTGGTCGTGTGCGACGAGCCGGTCTCCGCGCTCGACGTGTCCATCCAGGCCCAGATCATCAACCTGCTGGCCGAACTGCAGCGCAAGCTCGGGCTGACCTACCTCTTCATCGCCCACGACCTCTCCGTCGTCCGCCACGTCAGCGACCGGATCGCGGTGATGTACCTCGGCCGGATCGTGGAGATCGCCGAGACCGAGGACCTGTTCACGCATCCTCGCCACCCGTACACCCAGGCACTGCTGTCCGCGGTCCCCAACCCGGACCCCGATCAGGTCGACGACGGCGCGCGCATCGTGCTCACCGGCGACGTGCCCTCGCCGGTCCACCCACCGACCGGCTGCCGGTTCCATCCGCGGTGCCCTCGAGCGCGGGAGCGATGCCGGATCGACGATCCCGAGCTGACGGTCGGCTCCGAACCGAACGCGGTGCCGACGCACGCCTTCGCTTGTCACTATCCGATCCCCGACAGCGAACCCGGGAGGACCGCATGA